One genomic segment of Bifidobacterium breve DSM 20213 = JCM 1192 includes these proteins:
- a CDS encoding C40 family peptidase, with protein MMNAKYIASTLVTIAAAAAMFACVTPTVNAADMGTAVVSSRSFPKVTTVKKNILAESTATSTDDNSSWGDVESLDVPQTQSQAEKDAAARKAAEEQAAAQAQASQTQAASRSAQRAAIPQVDLGSATGSGADVARFASQFSGYPYVYGGNTPSGWDCSGFVQYVYAQFGISLPHSSGAQAGVGTAVGSLAQAQPGDIVANGTHAAIYIGNGLVMNALSPGLGTQVTSTSVFSGGYSIRRVL; from the coding sequence ATGATGAATGCTAAATACATTGCTTCTACATTGGTGACGATTGCGGCCGCTGCCGCAATGTTCGCCTGTGTGACGCCGACGGTCAACGCTGCCGATATGGGCACTGCTGTGGTGTCTTCTCGCTCTTTCCCGAAAGTGACGACGGTCAAGAAGAACATTCTTGCCGAATCGACTGCCACCTCCACTGATGACAATTCCAGTTGGGGTGATGTGGAAAGCCTTGATGTGCCGCAGACGCAGTCTCAGGCTGAAAAGGATGCCGCAGCTCGTAAGGCCGCCGAAGAGCAGGCCGCCGCTCAGGCCCAGGCATCGCAGACCCAGGCCGCGAGCCGTTCGGCACAACGTGCCGCGATTCCGCAGGTTGATTTAGGCAGCGCCACTGGTTCCGGTGCTGATGTGGCCCGCTTTGCTTCCCAATTCAGCGGCTATCCCTATGTGTATGGCGGCAACACTCCCTCTGGTTGGGATTGCTCCGGCTTTGTGCAGTACGTATACGCGCAATTCGGCATCTCCCTGCCGCACTCCTCCGGCGCACAAGCCGGTGTGGGCACTGCTGTCGGTAGTCTCGCACAAGCGCAGCCAGGCGATATCGTTGCCAATGGCACTCATGCAGCTATCTATATCGGCAATGGTCTGGTCATGAACGCACTGTCTCCTGGCTTGGGAACGCAGGTGACCAGCACTTCCGTGTTCTCCGGCGGATATTCCATTCGCCGCGTGCTGTAG
- a CDS encoding NlpC/P60 family protein, which translates to MKAKSALSSVFASCVAVACLFAVVPAASADEGTVTSTKSFPSYSQVRRNLTAEATSTSTDDNSSWGDVESLNVPQTQSPAEKEAAARKAAEEQAAKEQDAAQAAQAQSAAASRSQARTSLSYADTGAGVSAGAAASVDRAYSLIGSAMDCTALVSAALAARGISFHGWPEQYANVPGGYVVTDGSLQPGDILIYKYTNGTNGGAHYDHVGLYVGGGKAIHGGWTGGVVALAGTLPNRLTMVVRIP; encoded by the coding sequence ATGAAGGCAAAATCAGCACTTTCTTCTGTTTTCGCGTCCTGTGTGGCGGTGGCATGTCTGTTTGCTGTTGTTCCCGCAGCCTCCGCCGATGAAGGCACAGTGACCTCTACGAAGTCGTTCCCGTCCTACTCGCAGGTTCGTCGTAACCTGACCGCCGAAGCTACTTCCACCTCCACTGATGACAATTCCAGCTGGGGTGATGTGGAAAGCTTGAATGTGCCACAGACGCAGTCTCCGGCCGAAAAAGAAGCCGCAGCTCGTAAGGCCGCCGAAGAGCAGGCCGCTAAGGAGCAGGACGCCGCTCAAGCGGCTCAGGCTCAATCCGCTGCAGCCAGCCGTAGCCAGGCTCGTACTTCGTTGAGCTATGCCGATACCGGTGCCGGTGTTTCCGCTGGTGCTGCGGCATCCGTTGATCGTGCGTACTCCTTGATCGGCAGTGCGATGGACTGCACCGCTCTGGTGTCTGCCGCGCTGGCTGCCCGTGGTATCAGCTTCCATGGATGGCCGGAACAGTATGCCAATGTTCCCGGTGGCTATGTGGTGACCGATGGTTCGCTGCAGCCGGGCGATATCCTGATTTACAAGTACACCAACGGTACCAATGGCGGCGCTCACTATGATCATGTTGGTCTTTATGTGGGAGGCGGCAAAGCCATTCACGGTGGTTGGACCGGCGGCGTTGTGGCGCTTGCCGGCACGTTGCCTAATCGCCTGACCATGGTGGTGCGCATTCCGTAA
- a CDS encoding CHAP domain-containing protein, with product MKHASHKATKVSRQQFSLAKVFFASGKGSHRARAVRAMQAAGSDAAVLGLDPAVAEKINEIAPQTRRSIRQAARAAERRSHILASASLAALAGTAATAMAFANTEENSPVLADAATTTTQIKRVTDVSSASRSEARTDLNESAANATQSSNEGGWGLSNSDSSLNTDLMNHNTANNPVVAAWMDGDQSVLPAGFNPNHAVGRSASNTYPWGQCTWYAYQRRTELGLPVGGSFGNGGQWASSASALGYWVDSTPRHVGDVVVFQPGQQGADSYYGHVAVVEKINADGSIEISESNVKGLGVISSRSFTAAEAGSLQYIHY from the coding sequence ATGAAGCATGCTTCGCACAAGGCGACCAAGGTCTCGCGCCAGCAGTTCAGCTTAGCGAAGGTATTTTTTGCCTCCGGTAAAGGGTCCCATCGTGCTCGCGCCGTTCGTGCCATGCAAGCTGCCGGCAGCGATGCCGCCGTGCTGGGTCTTGATCCCGCGGTAGCTGAGAAGATTAACGAAATCGCTCCGCAGACCCGTCGTTCTATTCGTCAGGCCGCCCGCGCGGCTGAACGTCGCAGCCATATTCTTGCTTCTGCCTCTCTGGCAGCTTTGGCCGGCACTGCCGCCACTGCAATGGCTTTTGCCAACACTGAAGAGAATTCCCCGGTGCTTGCCGATGCGGCCACTACGACTACGCAGATTAAGCGCGTCACCGATGTGAGCTCCGCTTCCCGTTCCGAGGCCCGTACCGATTTGAATGAATCCGCGGCCAATGCCACGCAGTCCTCCAACGAGGGCGGCTGGGGCCTGAGCAACTCGGACAGCTCGTTGAATACCGACTTGATGAACCACAACACCGCCAACAACCCGGTGGTTGCCGCGTGGATGGACGGGGATCAGTCGGTGCTGCCTGCTGGTTTCAATCCGAACCATGCTGTAGGCAGGAGCGCGTCAAACACTTACCCGTGGGGTCAGTGCACGTGGTACGCCTATCAGCGCCGCACCGAGCTGGGTCTGCCGGTTGGTGGCAGCTTCGGTAACGGTGGTCAGTGGGCCTCCAGCGCCAGCGCGCTGGGCTACTGGGTGGACAGCACGCCTCGCCATGTGGGCGACGTCGTGGTGTTCCAGCCCGGCCAGCAAGGCGCTGATTCCTACTATGGGCATGTCGCCGTGGTCGAGAAGATCAACGCCGATGGTTCCATCGAGATATCCGAATCCAATGTGAAGGGTTTGGGTGTTATCTCCTCGCGTTCGTTCACTGCTGCTGAGGCTGGCTCGCTGCAGTACATTCATTACTGA
- the serC gene encoding phosphoserine transaminase, translating to MTVNIPASLKPSDGRFGSGPSKIRTEQIAALGAGATTLLGTSHRQTPVKQLVGSIREGLTEFFHLPEGYEIALGNGGASAFWEIACASLITRRAAFGTYGSFSAKFAASAANAPFLEDPVLFAGEPGTYRLPELTEGVDTYCWAHNETSTGVAAPIRRVPESLEAGALTVIDGTSAAGALPVDISQTDVYYFSPQKAFGSDGGLWVAALSPAAIDRAAGVESSAHLEGARRWVPPFLSLTSALNNSRKDQTLNTPAVATLIMMENQVRWLNNNGGLDWAIARCAKSASILYSWAERSDYAQPFVSDPEARSSAVATIDLDEQVPASQVLAILRENGIVDCAGYRKLGRNQLRVGVFPSVEPSDVTALTACIDYVVEHM from the coding sequence ATGACAGTGAACATTCCCGCATCGCTTAAACCCAGTGACGGCCGTTTCGGCTCTGGCCCCAGCAAGATTCGCACGGAGCAAATCGCCGCGCTCGGCGCCGGCGCCACCACGCTGCTCGGTACTTCGCATCGCCAGACTCCAGTCAAGCAATTGGTCGGCTCGATTCGCGAAGGGCTCACCGAATTCTTCCACCTGCCGGAAGGCTATGAAATCGCCTTGGGCAATGGTGGTGCCAGTGCGTTCTGGGAAATCGCCTGCGCATCGTTGATTACCCGCCGCGCCGCATTCGGCACGTACGGCTCGTTCAGTGCGAAGTTCGCCGCCTCCGCAGCCAACGCACCATTCCTTGAGGATCCGGTGTTGTTCGCCGGCGAGCCCGGCACCTATCGTCTGCCTGAGCTCACCGAGGGCGTGGACACTTACTGCTGGGCCCACAATGAGACCTCCACCGGCGTTGCAGCGCCGATTCGCCGTGTGCCGGAAAGCTTGGAAGCTGGCGCGTTGACTGTTATCGACGGCACAAGTGCGGCAGGCGCCCTGCCGGTGGATATCAGCCAGACCGACGTCTATTACTTCTCCCCGCAGAAGGCCTTCGGCTCCGATGGCGGCCTGTGGGTGGCAGCGCTCTCTCCCGCCGCCATCGACCGTGCGGCAGGTGTTGAGTCCAGCGCACACCTCGAAGGCGCACGCCGCTGGGTGCCTCCGTTCCTCTCATTGACCAGCGCACTCAACAATTCCCGCAAGGATCAGACGCTGAACACGCCGGCCGTGGCCACACTCATCATGATGGAGAATCAGGTGCGCTGGCTGAACAACAACGGCGGGCTCGACTGGGCCATCGCTCGTTGCGCCAAGTCCGCTTCCATTCTGTACTCCTGGGCCGAGCGTTCCGACTATGCACAGCCGTTCGTCTCCGATCCGGAAGCACGCTCGAGCGCAGTGGCCACTATTGATCTGGACGAGCAGGTTCCGGCAAGTCAGGTGCTTGCCATTCTGCGAGAGAACGGCATCGTCGACTGCGCCGGATACCGCAAGCTGGGGCGCAACCAGCTGCGTGTCGGCGTGTTCCCGTCTGTGGAACCGTCTGACGTCACTGCTCTGACCGCATGCATTGACTATGTGGTCGAGCATATGTAG
- a CDS encoding sensor histidine kinase, which translates to MTSMPFPVVAALIVAAVVLLVLVVVLVVGFVTHRISLDSPLIDDDEDDDLCDDTAALLSMLPTTSIVIDDNDDVVRCSPSAYRLGVVSDDAIAEQEVLNAVHEVRQTGGKRQFDLTTATPERYDSAENRINHVETRSVHRPNWLKVTVGRINEHFIVVLIADVSEAIRFSQVRDSFITNVSEQLLSPTDALAKLADSLEAGNLDERQVMDDARQVKSSCSKLNHMVSDLLLLIRAQEPITPSSANRLNVMGQLRQVAERLEPLAAQSKVQLNVAGDEDLVINGETDQIDSAVTKLMENAIGYSPANGTVSVSAVKSKDGEQAVIRVIDQGVGIAKKDQARIFERFYRGSSQSERTADGVGLGLAIVKHVALTHHGDVSVWSAPGQGSTFSLTLPLAQ; encoded by the coding sequence ATGACATCGATGCCGTTTCCTGTTGTGGCTGCCCTCATTGTTGCGGCCGTTGTGTTGCTGGTACTAGTCGTTGTACTGGTGGTGGGATTCGTGACGCATCGCATTTCCTTGGATTCCCCGCTCATCGACGATGACGAGGATGACGACCTGTGCGACGATACCGCGGCCTTGCTCTCCATGCTGCCGACCACATCCATAGTGATTGATGACAATGATGATGTGGTGCGTTGCTCTCCGTCCGCCTACCGATTGGGTGTGGTCTCGGACGATGCCATTGCGGAGCAAGAGGTATTAAATGCCGTGCATGAGGTGCGGCAGACCGGCGGCAAACGTCAGTTCGATTTGACCACCGCCACTCCCGAACGGTACGACAGCGCCGAGAACAGAATCAATCATGTAGAGACACGATCGGTGCATCGACCGAACTGGCTGAAAGTTACTGTGGGGCGCATCAATGAGCATTTCATCGTGGTGTTGATTGCCGATGTAAGTGAGGCGATTCGGTTCTCCCAGGTGCGTGATTCATTCATTACGAACGTGTCTGAACAGTTGCTCAGCCCCACTGATGCCCTGGCCAAGCTTGCTGATTCTTTGGAGGCGGGAAACCTTGATGAGCGACAGGTGATGGACGATGCGCGGCAGGTGAAATCCAGCTGCAGCAAGCTCAACCACATGGTATCTGATTTGCTGCTGCTGATCCGTGCGCAGGAGCCTATTACGCCGTCTTCGGCCAACCGACTGAATGTGATGGGACAATTGCGGCAAGTGGCCGAACGTCTCGAACCTCTGGCTGCCCAGTCCAAAGTCCAGCTCAATGTCGCCGGCGATGAAGACTTGGTGATCAACGGCGAGACCGACCAGATCGACAGTGCCGTGACCAAGCTTATGGAAAACGCCATCGGATACTCTCCGGCGAATGGCACGGTGAGTGTGTCCGCGGTCAAATCCAAGGATGGAGAGCAGGCGGTAATCCGAGTCATCGACCAAGGCGTGGGCATTGCCAAGAAAGACCAAGCTCGTATCTTCGAGCGGTTCTATCGTGGCTCCTCGCAGAGCGAACGTACTGCGGATGGCGTTGGCTTGGGTCTGGCCATTGTCAAGCATGTGGCGCTGACGCATCACGGTGACGTATCCGTATGGAGTGCGCCGGGACAGGGCAGCACGTTCAGTCTGACACTGCCGTTGGCCCAATGA
- the phoU gene encoding phosphate signaling complex protein PhoU translates to MRVIFNEELKQVADDLDRMAQDVRKAIKGAGDALLNQDVEAAQTVIDGDIEIDALESSVLDQCVKLLAKQNPVATDLRVVVSTMRLASTFERMGDLARHVAEAARRTYPAAAIPESAQPVFADMVAFLDNTADQLVAMLTDRDAKTAEAIILADDKLDELHHRTFDLALSDEITRQQTVDIVLLGRFLERLGDHAVSAARRVVYIVSGFDPTKEPTRDEGTDID, encoded by the coding sequence ATGCGCGTTATTTTTAACGAGGAGCTGAAGCAGGTTGCCGATGACCTCGACCGCATGGCGCAAGATGTGCGCAAAGCGATCAAAGGAGCTGGGGATGCTCTGCTGAATCAGGACGTTGAAGCCGCTCAAACCGTGATTGATGGCGACATCGAAATCGATGCTTTGGAGTCCTCCGTTCTCGACCAGTGCGTGAAGCTGCTCGCCAAGCAGAATCCGGTGGCCACCGATCTGCGCGTGGTGGTTTCCACCATGCGTCTGGCCTCCACATTCGAGCGTATGGGCGATTTGGCCCGTCACGTGGCCGAAGCCGCACGCCGCACGTACCCGGCTGCCGCAATCCCGGAATCCGCTCAACCGGTATTTGCCGACATGGTCGCGTTCCTGGACAACACCGCCGATCAGCTGGTGGCCATGCTCACCGACCGCGATGCCAAGACCGCTGAGGCCATCATTCTGGCCGATGACAAGCTGGACGAGCTGCATCACCGGACCTTCGACCTGGCGCTGTCCGACGAGATCACTCGTCAGCAGACCGTAGACATCGTGCTGCTGGGCCGCTTCCTGGAGCGCCTTGGCGATCACGCCGTGTCCGCCGCCCGCCGTGTGGTCTACATCGTCTCCGGCTTCGACCCCACCAAGGAGCCGACCCGCGACGAAGGCACCGACATCGACTGA
- a CDS encoding phosphoglyceromutase, producing MTYKLVLLRHGQSAWNKTNQFTGWVDVPLTEQGEAEAKRGGELLKEKNVLPDIVFTSLLRRAINTANIALDAADRLWIPVQRDWRLNERHYGALQGKNKTEIREEYGDEKFMLWRRSYATPPPEIDPNDQYAQNNDPRYAGDPVPEAECLANVVERVKPYFESAIEPELRAGKTVLIAAHGNSLRAIVKMLDNLSEDEIAKVNIPTAIPLLYELDENFKPIKPRGEYLDPEAAAAGAAAVAAQGQE from the coding sequence ATGACTTATAAATTAGTACTGCTCCGTCATGGACAGAGCGCATGGAATAAAACCAACCAGTTCACCGGCTGGGTCGACGTACCGCTGACCGAGCAGGGTGAAGCCGAAGCCAAGCGTGGCGGCGAGCTGCTCAAGGAGAAGAACGTCCTTCCGGACATCGTGTTCACCTCCCTGCTGCGTCGCGCCATCAACACTGCCAACATCGCTCTGGATGCCGCAGATCGCCTGTGGATTCCGGTTCAGCGTGATTGGCGTCTCAACGAGCGTCACTACGGCGCTCTGCAGGGCAAGAACAAGACCGAGATTCGCGAAGAGTACGGTGACGAGAAGTTCATGCTGTGGCGCCGTTCCTACGCCACTCCGCCGCCCGAGATCGACCCGAACGACCAGTACGCCCAGAATAACGACCCGCGCTACGCCGGCGATCCGGTTCCGGAAGCCGAGTGCCTGGCCAACGTTGTTGAGCGTGTGAAGCCGTACTTCGAGTCCGCCATCGAGCCGGAGCTGCGCGCTGGTAAGACCGTGTTGATTGCTGCTCACGGCAACAGCCTGCGTGCCATCGTCAAGATGCTGGACAACCTGTCCGAGGATGAGATCGCCAAGGTCAACATCCCGACCGCTATCCCGCTGCTCTACGAGCTGGACGAGAACTTCAAGCCGATCAAGCCGCGTGGTGAGTATCTGGACCCGGAGGCTGCCGCCGCCGGTGCCGCCGCTGTCGCTGCTCAGGGCCAGGAGTGA
- the menA gene encoding 1,4-dihydroxy-2-naphthoate octaprenyltransferase: protein MSIGLWLKGARPKTLAASIASVMVGAAMARVHIEQMGTCVAIYPEPAYCAVNRAQQDLLLGRFWMVTFLCLLVALFLQIAVNYANDYSDGVRGTDAGRGGSESQSGKPQRLTESGLVPAKHVFIAAIICAGIACVCGIAAIVISQAWWLFAVGAASLVAGWFYTGGKHPYGYVGLGEVGVFLFFGLAAVLGTEYALCGMVDVGGLLGAVAAGLFSCHILMVNNLRDIDEDREHNKRTLAVRMGESGARTLLIVCCVIAWIIALLMCGTLWWPWGVVLLLSGAGVPVRMISSVKKHAFGPALGAASFQTLLFAVVLALSVAL from the coding sequence ATGTCCATTGGTTTGTGGCTCAAGGGTGCGCGTCCCAAGACGTTGGCCGCCTCCATCGCCTCGGTGATGGTGGGTGCGGCGATGGCTCGTGTGCATATCGAGCAGATGGGCACCTGCGTCGCAATCTATCCTGAGCCGGCTTATTGCGCCGTGAACCGGGCGCAGCAGGATCTGCTGTTGGGTCGGTTCTGGATGGTGACTTTCCTGTGCCTGTTGGTGGCGCTGTTCCTGCAAATCGCCGTCAACTATGCGAATGATTACTCCGATGGCGTTCGCGGTACCGATGCCGGACGTGGCGGTAGTGAATCGCAATCCGGCAAACCGCAGCGGTTGACCGAATCCGGTCTGGTGCCGGCCAAGCACGTATTCATTGCGGCAATCATCTGTGCAGGTATCGCCTGCGTCTGCGGCATTGCCGCCATCGTGATTTCCCAAGCATGGTGGCTGTTTGCCGTGGGTGCGGCCTCGCTAGTGGCCGGCTGGTTCTACACCGGTGGCAAGCATCCGTACGGTTATGTCGGTCTTGGAGAGGTCGGCGTGTTCCTGTTCTTCGGTCTGGCCGCAGTGTTGGGCACCGAATATGCGCTGTGTGGCATGGTGGATGTCGGCGGTCTGCTGGGTGCCGTGGCGGCAGGATTGTTCTCCTGCCACATACTGATGGTGAACAACCTACGTGATATCGACGAAGACCGCGAACATAACAAACGTACGCTGGCCGTGCGTATGGGGGAGTCCGGCGCACGCACGTTGCTGATTGTGTGCTGTGTTATTGCATGGATTATTGCCCTACTGATGTGCGGCACATTATGGTGGCCGTGGGGTGTGGTGCTGCTGCTCTCTGGAGCGGGTGTGCCGGTGCGCATGATTTCCAGCGTCAAGAAGCATGCATTTGGTCCCGCTTTGGGTGCGGCCAGCTTCCAGACGCTGCTGTTCGCAGTGGTGCTCGCACTTTCCGTAGCGCTGTAA
- the lysS gene encoding lysine--tRNA ligase, with protein MAEVVENTENTENETPAVPQMSTVERAEMLLKQDATIREKIKSGATLDEAVDPSNKEFGPLGHPEQVQMRVAKRAMMLESGIAPYPVHLDVTNTIEEVRAKYDGKLEAGQETEDMVGIAGRVLFLRNAGGLCFVQLSAGDGTRIQGMISKKEIGADSLKQFKQLVDLGDHLYLKGRVIASKTGELSVFATEWAIASKALQPLPALHKDLNEDTRTRKPYIGMIADENIRNMVRNRSKAVASLRRTFDAHDFLEVETPMLQTLHGGAAARPFTTHMNAFDLDLYLRIAPELFLKRCLVGGIDRVFEINRDFRNEGVDATHAPEFTMVEAYQAYGTYDSIGQLVKELVQQTAMDVYGSHKVTLLDGTEYDFGGEWKTISMYDSLSEALGEEIVPNGGPEHPGTSVEHLGEIADKLGVERDDVENHGKLVEHLWEHFYEDKLYEPTFVRDFPVETSPLVKGHRTKPGVVEKWDLYVRGFELATGYSELNDPIVQRERFVAQAKDALAGDEEACDIDEDFLEALGVGMPPAGGMGMGIDRLLIALTGATIRETITFPLVKPLVG; from the coding sequence ATGGCTGAAGTTGTTGAGAACACTGAAAATACTGAGAACGAAACCCCGGCAGTCCCGCAGATGAGCACTGTTGAGCGTGCGGAAATGCTGCTCAAGCAGGATGCCACTATCCGTGAGAAAATCAAGTCCGGCGCCACGCTGGACGAGGCTGTGGATCCCTCCAATAAGGAGTTCGGCCCGCTGGGTCACCCCGAGCAGGTGCAGATGCGCGTGGCCAAGCGCGCGATGATGCTTGAGTCCGGCATTGCCCCCTACCCGGTGCACCTTGATGTGACCAACACCATCGAAGAGGTACGCGCCAAGTACGACGGCAAGCTCGAAGCTGGCCAGGAGACCGAAGACATGGTCGGCATCGCCGGCCGCGTGCTGTTCCTGCGCAACGCTGGCGGCCTGTGCTTCGTGCAGCTGTCCGCCGGCGACGGCACCAGGATTCAGGGCATGATCTCCAAGAAGGAGATCGGAGCCGACTCCTTGAAGCAGTTCAAGCAGCTCGTTGACCTTGGCGATCATCTGTACCTGAAGGGTCGCGTCATCGCTTCCAAGACCGGTGAGCTGTCCGTATTCGCCACCGAATGGGCCATCGCATCCAAGGCTCTGCAGCCGCTGCCGGCCCTGCACAAGGATCTGAACGAAGACACCCGCACCCGCAAGCCGTACATCGGCATGATCGCGGACGAGAACATTCGCAACATGGTGCGCAATCGTTCCAAGGCCGTGGCATCCCTGCGTCGCACCTTCGATGCCCACGACTTCCTCGAGGTCGAAACCCCGATGCTGCAGACCCTGCACGGTGGCGCGGCCGCCCGTCCGTTCACCACGCACATGAACGCCTTCGACCTGGATCTGTACCTGCGCATCGCCCCGGAACTGTTCCTCAAGCGCTGCCTGGTCGGCGGCATCGACCGTGTGTTCGAGATCAACCGCGATTTCCGCAACGAGGGCGTCGACGCCACCCATGCTCCCGAGTTCACTATGGTCGAGGCCTACCAGGCCTACGGCACCTATGATTCCATCGGCCAGCTGGTCAAGGAACTCGTGCAGCAGACCGCTATGGACGTCTACGGTTCGCACAAGGTCACGCTGCTCGACGGCACTGAATACGACTTCGGCGGCGAATGGAAGACCATCAGCATGTACGACTCCCTGTCCGAGGCATTGGGCGAGGAAATCGTGCCGAACGGCGGCCCCGAGCACCCCGGTACCTCCGTGGAGCATCTGGGCGAGATCGCCGACAAGCTCGGTGTGGAGCGTGACGACGTGGAGAACCACGGCAAGCTCGTCGAGCACCTGTGGGAGCACTTCTACGAGGACAAGCTCTACGAGCCCACTTTCGTGCGTGACTTCCCGGTTGAAACCTCCCCGCTGGTCAAGGGGCACCGCACCAAGCCCGGCGTGGTGGAGAAGTGGGATCTCTACGTGCGCGGCTTCGAGCTGGCCACTGGCTACTCCGAGCTCAACGATCCGATCGTGCAGCGCGAACGCTTCGTGGCTCAGGCCAAGGACGCGCTCGCCGGTGACGAGGAAGCCTGCGATATTGATGAGGACTTCCTCGAGGCCCTTGGTGTGGGCATGCCCCCGGCAGGCGGCATGGGCATGGGCATTGACCGACTGCTTATCGCGCTGACCGGTGCCACGATTCGCGAGACCATCACCTTCCCGCTGGTCAAGCCGCTGGTTGGCTGA
- a CDS encoding maltose ABC transporter permease — MAISSGMRICTQTDFLVDRAPPHAIAPQVAAFFAAQTNNIGTGAAAALLAALPVIIAYLFLQRYFIAGMVAGVEKTLFKCSTTLNKYRHKE; from the coding sequence ATGGCAATATCTTCGGGAATGCGCATTTGCACCCAGACAGACTTCTTGGTCGATCGAGCACCACCACATGCCATCGCTCCACAAGTAGCCGCATTTTTCGCAGCTCAAACTAACAATATCGGAACAGGCGCCGCAGCTGCGTTGCTCGCAGCACTGCCCGTCATCATTGCCTATCTATTTCTTCAGCGATATTTCATTGCTGGAATGGTTGCAGGTGTCGAAAAAACATTATTCAAGTGCAGCACGACTCTGAATAAATACCGGCACAAGGAATAA
- a CDS encoding MFS transporter: protein MKKSLLALASGAFILGAAEFVMMGILPQAAAATGVDIPTAGHYISAYAIGVCFGTLILVFGRKVPPKDLIIAFMVIALMGNLFSAFSANAAMLVIARFISGLPHGAFFGTATLIAKTLADKGKEAQAVSIMVTGQTLANMLGVPAGTLMAEFLSWRLAFGILAAWAAMTIVLSLAWIPFVAPIKDAGIAGQFKFLTRRGPWVILAAVFTGNAGVFCWWSYISPWLQKTGGWSSSLVPMLMMLAGFGMVVGGIIGGRITDRWRHAGTAALGQSISCIGLLLVVLLPGNHGTTALLTFWIAFGLFFISAPQQLLMTEAGQGGGELIAGAAVQVAFNFGNAIGSIVGGAMLTSFSMNYRFTGLGGVPLTLLAVGLLTFYSWRCETDTEAIHRMREIKVD, encoded by the coding sequence ATGAAGAAGAGCTTGCTTGCGCTGGCCTCAGGCGCATTCATTCTCGGCGCCGCCGAGTTCGTGATGATGGGCATTCTGCCGCAGGCCGCAGCCGCCACCGGCGTGGACATCCCTACCGCCGGCCACTATATTTCCGCGTATGCCATCGGCGTGTGTTTCGGCACATTGATTCTGGTGTTCGGCCGCAAAGTGCCACCAAAGGATCTCATTATTGCGTTCATGGTTATCGCCTTGATGGGTAACCTGTTCTCCGCATTCTCAGCCAACGCTGCCATGCTCGTCATTGCGCGATTCATCTCCGGTCTGCCGCACGGCGCATTCTTCGGCACCGCCACGCTTATCGCCAAAACCCTGGCCGATAAAGGCAAAGAGGCGCAGGCCGTATCCATAATGGTCACGGGACAAACTTTGGCCAATATGTTGGGCGTGCCGGCAGGCACCTTGATGGCCGAGTTTCTCTCCTGGCGTCTTGCCTTCGGCATTCTGGCCGCATGGGCCGCAATGACGATAGTGCTGTCACTGGCATGGATTCCATTCGTGGCACCAATCAAAGATGCCGGCATCGCCGGTCAGTTCAAATTCCTCACTCGCCGAGGCCCCTGGGTGATCTTGGCTGCCGTGTTCACTGGCAACGCAGGCGTGTTCTGCTGGTGGAGCTACATCTCTCCCTGGCTGCAAAAGACTGGTGGCTGGTCATCTTCCCTCGTACCAATGCTGATGATGCTCGCCGGATTCGGCATGGTAGTTGGCGGCATCATCGGTGGCCGTATTACCGATCGGTGGCGTCATGCCGGCACTGCCGCTCTCGGCCAGTCCATCTCCTGCATTGGTCTGCTGCTTGTGGTGCTGCTGCCCGGCAACCATGGCACTACCGCGTTGTTGACGTTCTGGATTGCATTCGGATTGTTCTTCATCTCCGCACCGCAACAATTGCTGATGACCGAGGCCGGTCAGGGAGGCGGCGAACTCATTGCAGGAGCCGCCGTACAAGTGGCATTCAATTTTGGCAATGCCATCGGCTCGATTGTGGGCGGTGCTATGCTCACTTCATTCTCCATGAACTACCGCTTCACCGGTTTGGGTGGCGTTCCTCTCACCCTGCTCGCAGTCGGCCTGCTCACGTTCTACTCATGGCGATGCGAAACGGACACCGAGGCCATCCATCGCATGCGTGAAATCAAGGTCGACTGA